CCACCTGTCAACATTCGATTTCCAGAAGAGGCAGCAGTAGGACTGCAGTGGTGGAGCAGCCTCATGACACCAAATAGATGTGTGGCTATCTTTAAAGGGAATTAGACATATTTTTACCCTGTGCCTTCTTAAGAGTTTTACCCTGTTTTACCTTAAGAGTAAGTATTCATATCAAACTATGTCTGTTGGCAGACAAGGCGGGCCAAAACCAATTCACTTAATTTAATTCTATCCATGGTCTGTAGCAGCTGCTACAGGTCAGATCtcaaataattataatttacaTCAAGTACAAAGAAGATGCATTAAGTAAAGTTGGTTTTGACTACATCGTTGTATGACATTACATGATGCATTCCTGATACACTAAAAACACATGCTTTGAgactatttccatttctctAAGAAAAGTGCACAAAGGCCTGTGCAATTGAGTCTTTTGTGATTAGGTTCAAGATAAAAGCAAAAACTAACTGAGCAGGTTTTCAGTTAAATGAAGAAATTCCCTTCAGGAGAAGAGATGCTAGACCCTGAAGTGTccttaaaaaaagagaactaaTAGAAGAATATCTAGTAGAGCTACAGGAAATTAAGAGCTTTCAGTCTGAAAGATTCTCTGGCATTTATTATCATAATAAATTGTCCAAAATTTTTTCATTACATtactggaaattaattttccttgcCCTCCTCATGAAAGAAACATATTCtgtgagttttgtttttaataagaaaataaatgaacttTTGACTTTTCTATACTTGCACTTAGGCTTGCTTATACTGTATAATATTTcagcttaatttttaaaattaaaaagactaGTTTATAAAAGTCAAATCCAAAAAGATCactaaaaataattctaaaattaaGAACAGAtacaaaagtatttttccttttgtctattttcatttcagctaaAATTTAGTAATTGTTAATAGTCTTGTTAAcgatttctaatttttttgttggaaACTTAATTTTATCTATACATTTTTGCCTAAATAGTTTACAGTCATTCACCTATTTAGTATATATCTTTGTGATTAACCAGTTTGCAGACTTTAGATCTGAAAGGATGCTAGAAGAGTTAGATGCTCCAGTTGATCACATAACACTGTGATGACTGAATAAAGTTCCTAGTTAATGTATACCAAGTTACTGGAATTTAAAAGAACACTTTTGTGGCTCTGTAACTATCTTACCTTCataaaaaatcatatttttcctttaatctcTAAAACCTTGTGATGCGTATAGTGGTACTAAATTCCTGACCTCTTCCATATCTACTGGTAGGCTTTTTGCCTATGGGTATTCTTCTGACAACTAATAACAAAATATAATTGACTTCCTCAAAGCCATgaccttttctttgtttcctttaaataaCCTATCGTGTTAACAAACAGTATTCACAAACATAAACTGCAATACTGAAGAAATACCCAATTAAATGCCAAAACCGCTATTGATGTTGCACAGATGGTTTATGTTTCTGTAAGTCAAACATCTGGTCAGTACTTTCAGTTGGGAAGTGCATAAAACTTTGGTCCTGGTTGGTAATGAGGAGTTTCATAGCAACTTAATCTAATGAAAAGGCAGGTAAGCTTATGTTAGgcctattaaaagaaaatggagagTGGGCAGCTGGAAGGTGAGTGAAGGAATGGGAGAATTCTGAAGTTTCATGTTGTAATACACTGATTTGTGACATGAGTGAGTAGTGCTGAGGATGTGAGCATGTACAGCTTTGGTCTTATCCCAGTCCATATCATGGGAGAAATTGATTTAAAGCTGTTCTGTGAAGTTTGACGGTTCcaataaataaaaagatttaaaaattagatAGGTAAATTCTAGGAGGTttaataagctttttttttttttccctttcccaaaaATTATCTGAAAGTTTGAAGCATTCATTAATAGCATCTAGAAATCTGTGAGATTTAACCTAACTCTTACTTCTCTCTAAACAAATGCCCATGCTCCTATTCTGGACAATTTTCTAACTGCCTGCTAGTTGCTTATTCTGTGTTGGGAGGGCCCTGCTTAAGTGAGGGTGCCAAATGCCCACTATGCCTGCTTTGCCTAGAAGTCACCTTTTCTAGCAAATAGTTTCTGGGTTTTCCTTGTTCCCCTATTGCATCAGAGCTTTAATTTTTAGCTTCTTACCTATCTGCCATCACTTTGGAGCTTTATCCTGTAGAAGTGTTGGTAGCCCAGGATCGACAAAaggctttcttttcccttcaagTAGGAGGAAAGAAGTTTAAAGATACAGTTCCaggtaagaaaaacaaaaccatcaaCAAACAAAATATGAGGAAAAGAGAGTGaacccttggaaaaaaaccccttgaaaTACACCCGTTTTCAATTCGACAAGTGAGAATGCTCCAGGAGCAGTGTTATTTCAGCCCCTTTTGTAAGCGCTTTGCTGAAGTGCATTGGAGCACCATTGCTGAGCAGAAGCACTAGCTTTCAAAGCAACAAGAAAAACCTGGacgtattaaaaaaatattgaattgCAGCATTGATATTGCTGAGCCTAATATTACACATCATAAAGAAGATGGCTGTTAAGGGTCGACATGGGATGTTTTAGACTTTCATGAGGTCTATCCTGTCATCTGTGAGCTCATTACAGAGTGTTGTACGGGAAAGGACCAGGAGTCCAATCAGAAGGTGCAGACATGTGGGCATGCTCACAAAAAACACCCTATCACATACACACTCTGCCTTTCCAGTGCAGTCACTTGCAGATTTCATGCAGGTGTGGTAATTTCCATGCTGCTTCTCCTGTTTTGCAGTATTCTGGATTTCACACTGAGAGATCTGAGTCTGACCACGAGAGCCAGTGGGGTGGGAGCCCTCTGACCGATACGGCTTctccccagctcctggagccTGCAGAGAGACCAAGCTCCCAGCACCACGATGTCTCCTGTGCCTACAGACAGTACTCAGACCGCAGTGCGCTCTGCTACGGCTTTGCACTAGAGCACTCCAGGCTGACTGATGACAGGCACTTCCACACTCAGGCCTGTGAAGGAGGCAGATGTGAAGCTGGACGGTATTTCCTTGGCACACCACAGCCAGGAAGGGAGAGCTGGTGGGGTTCTCGTTCAGCATTGCCTCTGACTAAGTCGTCCCCTGAAAGCAGAGAAGTGTATGAAAACAGTATGCCCCACATAACATCAGTGCACAGGATTCATGGTAAGAGATAACAAGGATTTGCAGAAGTGACACCACCTCAGATAGAGCAATATGACATATACATTCAGCTTTTTatgtgaaaaatggaaaatgagagAGACTTTTGTTCTATATTCTTGTCTCTGAGGTCACATCTCTGGAGATGAGGGACACTTGAAATTCAAGTTGAGTTTTACAGTCTGGCTTATATGCAGCAAAATACAATTTTGTTGTATATTCATTACAGTGGAAGTGCCTGACTGATGAGATTTTAAGGATGATCATAAAAATATAAGTCAAGtaaaaaacatatttctatCAAATGGATTATTTTGTTTAAGATCAAACTACTTTGGATGGAGTATGTTTAGCAAAAAATTAGAGCTAAATCCAAGtaagatattaaaaaattgtTCTCCAAGTGACTTTTTTCTCTAGTGGTTATTCCTAGGTTCTGTAAGactttatatttgtttttatttaaaattggcaattcaaattaatatttgcttttgGTTTCAGACATTTATCCTCAGCTGTAATTTTTAACCAATGGAATCTCTCCATCCTTTCAGCACCAAGTCTAAAGTTTTGTTTGACCTGTCTGATAGGTTGCAAACTCAGTACATGAGCACATTTTGAGAGGCtgaatttaataaataaatcacagtCAAAGCCTGATCTTGGGTTTGGAAAAGTCTGAAGGCGCTTGATTCAAAAGTCATAGACTGAGTCTTGGAAGACAGCAACTGACCCAAAAGTCAGAGTTCAAGGTTTTAAGGATAGATGCAGcgtcaaaaaaataaaaagtttttctAGTAAAATAGTCTATCAAAGCATAGGTTGCCTCTAAATAACTCATAAAAACGAATTACATTAATACTAGTGCATTGAGTTGCAGAATGAGGCtttgtaaataaaaaagaactgtATCATTTTACCCCAATCTGAGGAAAATTATGTTGCGAATAGAAAAAATTATCAAACAGCTAGTTATAGGAAATGCTGTCAGATGAAAattaggaaaggaaaggagCCCTAAATTTTGCTCATGAGGACTTTTCTCCACTTTTCTTGTGAGAACACAACTCCTTTTTTGTGtctgttctgtatttctgtcttACTGGTGTTTCTCtagctttttcttctcaaaaagaGAACATAGTGAAGTATGATAATTTTGCTGGCAAATTTTATGCATGATAATTCTTGCTAAGCATAGCAATATCACACCAAGGTGCAAATGCAAAAAGGTTAGGTATTTATTCCATACGTTTAACAAGGATAATCAAtgcaaatagaaaatataatttgGTTTTAGTTTGTTGCTTGGTTTTGCTGTAATTCCAGgtgctgcatttattttctttattgtaTCAAGTCTTAGATTTTTCAGTAGGCTTTCAGTCTGCATGTAGCTTTGGGAGTAAAACCTGGCGTGGGTCTTAGTTGAGGAGAGTAACGTCTCAGCTCCCCTTGCAAATGTGCCATTTTCATTAGTTTTCAAATCTTGGCCTTTCACAAATTAAACTCTTGGACAATAATATGTGAACACTGCTGTCAGAGAAGTTACTTtggacagaaaatattttcttctttttcagttcttttaatGTATATTCTGTTAGTTCTGGCTTGGGGTCACCTTACAATAATGGTTATCTGACTAGTAGATAATGCATATGAGCCCATGTGTTTCTGGTCATACTCAGGGAGTCTAGGACAGTGCAGATATGGTTTGTGCAGTGAGATATACTCAGCATGTGGTTCAGAGCTGCATCTGACCAGATTCCCAGTGCATCAAGGAGTGCTGGATGTACCATGCAGTCCAGTGGCTGGAGCTCCCTTCTACCTCCAAGCTCTGGCATTTTAAGTCCAGATCTTAAGAGGATGTGAAGGATAAATTCATGCCATGATACTCCATAGTGCAGTACTTCCCTCAGAAAATGGCAGGATATGTTTATTATAAAAGCCCAtcactgatttttgttttgaactCTGTAACACAGTGGTAGTGGTCTGCCACCCTAACAGATCTGTATGACCTGACCCAACACAGAACAGGGGGAACTCCTTGTGCTAATCTGAAAATGGGTTTCCTTTGAGGAGTACTGTCAACCAACTCAAAGGGGCTCATCCTCAAAGAGGACTTTGTATGTGCCAAGGCAAAGACATCATTAAGTGATGTGTGCAGGTCCTACAGGCCTCCCTGCAGGTGTGTATTTCAGCAGATGGTAATGCAGTCTTAGCTGGCTactcaggttttggggtcactCACTTCCTAGTGAGGACTGACAGGTCTGATTCTGTCCTTTCAGCTACTTGCAAGCTGAACACCTTCTCTAATATGTCTACGGgccttattttttaaagagaagtaaaaatgtACTTATATTTTCCCAttccaaaaggaaatatttatgcaTTGGGATATGACACCATGTTTTTATAGTAACTCTCTCTAACAGCTATGGGTTCTTGTGCTCCTGAAGAAGAATTGCTTCATTACTTGTAGTTATTTATTGTTGTGTAACCTGCATAAAGTCACTACATGACCACAAGCTATTTATCAACATTGTCTATCCTGGAAAGACCTAGGAACACATGCTAGAATACTGCACATTTTTAAGTCCCTGAGATTTTTGGTTTTACTATGGCCTCTATTCATTAGACCTTGTTGATGCAAagagggaggagtcaggggtCTGAACACTGGCAGTGAAGGCACTCTGACATGCCCTAAGGTACCCTGCATGACCTCTAGCTGCTTCAGAAGACAGAGTTCCTGTAGAGTTGGTGCCATACCTGTTGGGCAGGTGCTTGGTTACCCTAGAGTGTATCAGGTGACACTGGCTGTCTGTGTTGAGGCACTTAGATGTCTTCTTTGTATATTTCCAACTGTGTTGCTTGTTCCATGCGGAGACACTGGAAACCAGAATTTGCCACTGAAAAGCAAGAGGTATCCAATGACATTTTTGGTCATTGTTATGAGTCACTTGTCTCCATCTCGGTTTTCTATCTGTAAAATAAGGTACAGATTACATGTTCTGCAAGATCACTTGCCTCCTTAGACCTCaatgcttttctcctttctctctttcctagGAAGAGGACACTGGGATGAGGACAGTGTTGTTAGCTCACCTGATCCTGGCTCTGCCAGTGAATCAGGTGACCGATACCGTACTGAGCAATATCAGAGCAGTCCACATGAGCCCAGCAAAATCGAAACACTAATAAGAGCCACACAGCAAATGattaaagaagaagaaaacagactACAGCTGCGGAAAACCACTCCCGACCCGCTGGTCTCCATTAATGGCACAGGGAAGAAGCATGCTATCTGTTTTGCAAACTACCCTCAGCAGCAGTTGGCAGGGGATGTCTGCCGTGTCCCAACGGTTGCCAACACTCCTCCCTGTGAACACATCCAGCAGCGAGATGGAAAGATTATGAGCCCACATGAAAATGACTATGACAACAGCCCCACAACACTATCTAGAATAAGCAGCCCCAGTTCTGACCGAATATCAAAACCTAGTTTGGTACTTGCTAAAGACTACCTGCATTCAGACATGTCCCCTCATCAAACCCAAGGAGACCACCCAGCAGCTTCTCCAAATTACTACAGCTCCCACAGGCAGTACTTTGATAAGCATGCTTACACACTAACTGGATATGCCCTGGAGCATCTATATGACACTGAAACAATTAGAAACTATTCACTAGGCTGTAATGGATCACACTTTGATGTGACTTCTCACTTAAGGATGCAGCAAGATCCAGCACAAGGACACAAGGGAACATCTGTTATAATAACGAATGGAAGctgacaggtttttttctgaaaactgttgggctttaaaaaataacctttgAGATCTAATTGGAAGATACATATTTTCATGCCCTTGTCCTTACCAGCATTTCATATACCACAGTGCACTAGAAAAAAGTACCTAAGGTTTGGGGGATAAGTTAGTTAACACacattactttaaaaaacatgCACTGACATGCAGGGTTAGAGTGAATGGAACTAAACTCAAAGTTGGTGCCATGCAGGCTGAAAAGGATAGAAGAGGTCTAGGCCAGGAGTGTTTGGGGCAGGCTAACAGAGCAGTTTATGCATGTTTTGTAAGAGGTGGTTGACTGGAAACACTGCCAAGGGTGGACCTTCTGAACTGCATGGGTCCCAGCCAACAAAACTGCTATGCACTCTTTTAACACAGAAAATTGGAATGTGTTCCATTGAAATACACACCAAAATGTGTACTTCTGGTGATCTGTTTATTCCCCAATGGCCAAACATGTTATGCTGCTCCATGATATAAAGCATCCATGGCTGAcgaagggaagaaagaagagagagatcGAATTGTTAGGTCCTTGTGTACTCACATGCATAACTATTTACATATGCTTGATTTGAAAAGAGTCAAATGAGCAGTATCCTTCTGACTAGTTTGGTCAAATATTTACTTCTACTGTATTAAAAAGAGAGGGGCATTCTCAATGTAGTTTTGAGAAAAATGAAGGTGTTGGTCATCTTGCTGTAGAGATGGGAggtttttctcatatttttgaAAGGTTGCCCTAGATGAGTAGTGGagtgaaatggaagaaaattacCTGGAGAAACAGGGAGAATAGACTGGCTTTAGGAATGGTCCAAGATAAACACAGTTAACTCTATAGCTGTGTATGCCACTTagtaataattataaaataagCAAAAGTTATTCTAAATGGCTGAATAATTAAGAACTAATTTGAAACACAGAGGGAACTCAATCAAGTCGTAGAAATTTTGCTGtaaaatacaaatgtaattGTGCCAGTGTAAAAATATGAGAGGAGAGAATAGGTAAAACCTGTTTGGTGGTTTGTCTTAACTTCTGATAAAGTTTTGGAGTAGATAGAAAATTGTAACTACTCTGACATAAAGTAATAGGTGTGatttcaaaaaagaaatatgaattcTTTTCTTGCTTGCAGCAGAAATTTTAATGGATATCTGAAAATATTAGAGATATCAAAATCAGTCATATGTACATAAAAAAGTACAGAAGGAAATCAGTGTtccaaaaaattaaattgtattaaaaatgtTAGTATTATCAGGGCCTGTCCTAGAGTTATAGAAGACATCAaaagagtttaatttttaataacttcaTGAACAAAAAGACTGATTgattggaaaaaataaatacaaaacataTGCTCAAAATGTAAAATAGGGCATTTTTAGGCACAGTTGCTAGACCTGTTCTTCTTTGTATTGCATTTATATGGTTCCAAAATTGACTGCAATGGGAGCAGGACCACTGGTCCCTCTTATGCCAATGTGGAGATAAGGGGACTTGAGGTGGTTACTGAGATTAGCACTAGGACTATTTTCATTTGTAACATTAAGAAGCTCAACATATGGGACTGAGTCATCTATAGGACTAAATATAAACCAGCATGCTATGGGTGggttaaaaatatctttttccaaataaaactaATCAGAAGCAAAAGCTAAATAATAACATTATAAACCACGTAAGTAGAGATGTACTTGAAAGCAGAGGAAATTACCTCTCTGAACTTGGAATATTGTGTATAATCCTGATCACTCCAAGGCAGATTGTGAATCTTGAATTGAGTAGTACCTTACTCCATAAGCAACCTTTGTTGACTGCAGTGTGATTGCTCCTGGTGAAAGGCACATTGAACACAAGGAAGAGCAACACAGTCTGGTCTTTATTATCTAAACCTCATAATAGAAGAGGTGGAGCAGAGCTCAACAAAAGATAAAGAGACTGAAAGATCTAATAAAACCTTTAAATAAACTGGGTCTGTCATCTTTGTAAGGGAACAGAGGAAGGGGTAATGTCGCTGATGTGCACCAAGCTCTGCACAGAGGAGAGGTAAATAATGGTCTGAAACTATCTAAACTACCAGCAGAAATGAGAGACAGGGCATTGAATGATAGCCAAGgcaaaatgagaacaaaatgaTTTGACTCATTGCCAAATGAATAACAAAGCtcataaaaagcagcagctagagatttttgtttatttgttcaAGATAAAAACAAGGCAAATAATTGAAAAACATTGACAACTGTTAACTCAGAGGAAGTAATGGACCAAAATGGACTTCTTTCAGCCCAACAATTGTATATATTCCTAAAGCATAGGAATAAGAAAGTATTTTTGATAAATCTAATTCTGGATATATATTATTCCTATGAATAATATGAATAAACTTGTATTTGGAGTCTCATTTAACAGTATTAAAATACAATTTGCAAAGTGAATTAGAGTAGAGGTACATGGTATCATATTATCCCTACTAgtacatataaaaataagtcTAAGTGTCAATATTATTTTGTATTACAGAAGAGTTTCCTAAACTGTTTGAATGAATGGGATTTTCTCAGCACCCAAGTTTCTTGGGATCTCCAAGCACTCTTGTTATCAAGCTTTTAATTAGAAGGCAATAGAGTTCTGCAGACCAGCTGCAGTTCCCTGGCTAATGTCAGGAAACCTCAGTTTGGTTACTGCTGTATTTGCATTCTGACAGGCACCTTTGAAAAATAGAAGACTTATAAAACAAACAGGTACAGTGTAAGATGCTTGTATTCTGTATGATTTcacctaggaaaaaaaatccagtgtgcTATGCAATAAAAATTCCCCAATCTTATTCACAGTGATCTCAAAATAAGACTTCCCAAACTGTAGTTATCTTATTTTCAATAATTCCAGTCCACTACAAATGCAACAAAATGCACTGTAATGAATGGAATAAATCAGTCAAGATGTCTCCACATGCAGCCTCCTTGTGCTACAAGTGAAGGCTGATGCTTGTACCCCTCATGGGATTCCAGCGACTGGCGCTCCTTAGCACTTCAATACAGTATGCCAGAGATGGATGCCTTTTGTCAACTTATTTGCCATCCTACTTCTTTAGATAGCcaggaatttcttcttaattgaCAGAAAGCATGGCATGTTGTAAACAGAGACTCCGCATGCTACATGAAAGCAAGTCTGCAATCTTAATTATAGCATATAATATCACTGCAGCTCATATTACGTATAATTTTCAATATGATATAAAGcttattttttccattacatatttatttaatacaAATTTTCATTTAGTATCCTTCAAGGATATCTTCTTCTCTTcttatgtttctttcttttctaaatcagatgaaaagagacattttgcaaaattgAAAAATGCAAGGCATTTGAACCAAATGAGTTTCAAATATACCACATCAGCTAAAGGTTATCACTTTAAATAAGGTATGTATGTTGTGTTTTGGAACAGAAACAATATAAATGGCTGTATTGCATAATTTCTCTACATAATACTGGTTTGCTATTAACACCAAATTACTATTTTGTAACTACTGCAAATACAGAGTGACCACCAGTCTTTGAAACCATTTCTTATTGATATAATTGGATGGTGCATTATGTTTTTTGTGCATTACAATTTTAGTATATCTCTTTTGTTTAAAGAATTAGAAACCTCTTTAGTCTTTGATACAAAATCACACCCCAGAGGCATAAAGTTTGTGATTTTGgacaaattttaaaatcaactCTTAAATTAGAAGAAGAACCTTACTCAGCAATTTGTCCCATTGACTCAAATGGGAATATTTGTGGAGTAAGGTACTACTTAATAtgtgtgaggaaaaaaatctgacacGTGATAATaggtttgggggttgttttataattttttttccttaaatcccAAGATGTAAGTATGAAAACTGGAGGATAATAGCTGTAATGGCTGCGTTTCTATAGCAGAAGTATTTAAGcatgttttgaaaaatgaatgCGTCTCTGCACTGAAGAGCCCCAAAAATGTTTCTTAAGCTTTAAGCTTTTAATTGGCTTTTGTTGATGTGTCCACAATACTGCCACGGGTTGCACAgtgaaattctgctttttttaaactcttttaaTCACTGTTATCTGAATCTCATTTTTGCCTCTGCACATGCAGCATTTATTCATTAATGTCCTTAAGTATGTAAACCACCATATGTTCATTTGTGTGAGCATGCTGAGTGagttggaaaaaataaaaggtcgCATAGTATTTCTGGAAAAGGCACAGCCACCCCAAAAAATCAGACTGGCTGTTCCAAAGGTCAGATAACCTTTCAGTCACGGAACAAAGCTGTGGCGTACGCATTGGTTTCAGACCTTCTGCATACAAAGCTGTGTATAATGGGGATTATACCACACAGTTCCAGGATTAGACTTAGCTATGTCTGTTTTAAGGTGGCTATAGTGAATGTCTTGCAGCAAAAGGATTCAGGCTCTGGTCTTTCCAAGCTGTTTACTTAAAACACCTAAGAGTCTAAAGGCAATACAGGCTTTGTTATTAGGAACAATGGTGGATCAACATGCTTTCCTGTAGGTATACTGGCTTAACTCCAGACATCTCTGCAGTGTGGAGAAGAgcgtattttattttatttgcagttaGTATTGATGGTTAAATATTTTGGctgtgtaaaaaaaacccaaacaacaaaaaccaaccccaaacccaacaacagaaaaatcaaatcaaaaaaccacacagattTCTGTAACCCTTCAGTTTGATGTTATTAAAGCTTGCTAGAGGTGTAGCTGAGGATTTAGGGGTTATTTTGAAGATCAAAAAAGTAAATAGTCTTCTGTTCAGAACAGTGAGAGCACTAATATGATTCTCTTTCACATTTTCTTGGAGCatttattaatgaaaaagaTGGAATGAGGTTAAACATCACTGTGGCATTTAGCTTATGTATATAAGAGTTCTGTAGATAAATCTGGCTCTAAGTTGCTAGGAATACATCCCTTTTTGAAAAGAGTTAATTTATGACTCCATCTATGAAGCTGTATTTGAAAGGACAGATCaaatacaggaagaaaaaaag
This DNA window, taken from Pseudopipra pipra isolate bDixPip1 chromosome 3, bDixPip1.hap1, whole genome shotgun sequence, encodes the following:
- the SIM1 gene encoding single-minded homolog 1 isoform X2, translated to MYISETASVHLGLSQVELTGNSIYEYIHPADHDEMTAVLTAHQPYHSHFVQEYEIERSFFLRMKCVLAKRNAGLTCGGYKVIHCSGYLKIRQYSLDMSPFDGCYQNVGLVAVGHSLPPSAVTEIKLHSNMFMFRASLDMKLIFLDSRVAELTGYEPQDLIEKTLYHHVHGCDTFHLRCAHHLLLVKGQVTTKYYRFLAKHGGWVWVQSYATIVHNSRSSRPHCIVSVNYVLTDTEYKGLQLSLDQVTATKPAFSYANSTPTITDNRKGSKSRLSSTKSKSRTSPYPQYSGFHTERSESDHESQWGGSPLTDTASPQLLEPAERPSSQHHDVSCAYRQYSDRSALCYGFALEHSRLTDDRHFHTQACEGGRCEAGRYFLGTPQPGRESWWGSRSALPLTKSSPESREVYENSMPHITSVHRIHGRGHWDEDSVVSSPDPGSASESGDRYRTEQYQSSPHEPSKIETLIRATQQMIKEEENRLQLRKTTPDPLVSINGTGKKHAICFANYPQQQLAGDVCRVPTVANTPPCEHIQQRDGKIMSPHENDYDNSPTTLSRISSPSSDRISKPSLVLAKDYLHSDMSPHQTQGDHPAASPNYYSSHRQYFDKHAYTLTGYALEHLYDTETIRNYSLGCNGSHFDVTSHLRMQQDPAQGHKGTSVIITNGS
- the SIM1 gene encoding single-minded homolog 1 isoform X3; translation: MTAVLTAHQPYHSHFVQEYEIERSFFLRMKCVLAKRNAGLTCGGYKVIHCSGYLKIRQYSLDMSPFDGCYQNVGLVAVGHSLPPSAVTEIKLHSNMFMFRASLDMKLIFLDSRVAELTGYEPQDLIEKTLYHHVHGCDTFHLRCAHHLLLVKGQVTTKYYRFLAKHGGWVWVQSYATIVHNSRSSRPHCIVSVNYVLTDTEYKGLQLSLDQVTATKPAFSYANSTPTITDNRKGSKSRLSSTKSKSRTSPYPQYSGFHTERSESDHESQWGGSPLTDTASPQLLEPAERPSSQHHDVSCAYRQYSDRSALCYGFALEHSRLTDDRHFHTQACEGGRCEAGRYFLGTPQPGRESWWGSRSALPLTKSSPESREVYENSMPHITSVHRIHGRGHWDEDSVVSSPDPGSASESGDRYRTEQYQSSPHEPSKIETLIRATQQMIKEEENRLQLRKTTPDPLVSINGTGKKHAICFANYPQQQLAGDVCRVPTVANTPPCEHIQQRDGKIMSPHENDYDNSPTTLSRISSPSSDRISKPSLVLAKDYLHSDMSPHQTQGDHPAASPNYYSSHRQYFDKHAYTLTGYALEHLYDTETIRNYSLGCNGSHFDVTSHLRMQQDPAQGHKGTSVIITNGS